One genomic segment of Natronospira proteinivora includes these proteins:
- the pilQ gene encoding type IV pilus secretin PilQ has protein sequence MGIQRKIAKHSLVALLGLALLVMFGQAAAQQSGSGQNRLEDVSVSTLPGDRVEIRLRLSEPAPEPQAFTIDEPARIVLDLANTRLGIRDRRHDIGVGAVRNLQLAEAQDRTRVVIGLSSSQGYDVHTEGNDIHIRVGDARGSDQLAAPDRPAAAPFELDEDAERPAEPSSIRDIDFRRGEQGEGRVLVELSDERTPIDIDESRERVVVTFQNADLARELERRLDVLDFATPVKTIDTRRSDDGVEMEIRTEGDYEQLAYQSENQFALEFRPLTEREVEERREQEYEGERLTLNFQDIETRAVLQLIADFTDLNIVVSDSVTGNVTLRLQNVPWDQALDIILQTQGLDTRQSGNVILVAPAQEIAQREQEELQARQAREELIPLRSEFIQVNYARAADLAGLIRSDSSQMLSDRGNVAVDDRTNTLLLQDTDERLEDVRRMVNRLDIPVRQVLIESRIVVATSDFNRELGARFGATHARERGDDGLMAVTGSAAGSDVMVRSGINNIQGGGGPLPVDTPNLDDRLNVNLPVTAPAGRFSMAILDSDYLVDLELSALQSQGRGEVISSPRVITADQKEAEISQGVEIPYQSAQAGTGAGAVTTEFKEAVLSLTVTPQITPDERIIMDLEVSNDTIGEEVPSATGGFVPSIDTRVVRTQAAVNNGETVVLGGIYETQRQEGESRVPLLGDIPGLGMLFRSTTRSASKAELLVFVTPKLLKDDARID, from the coding sequence ATGGGGATTCAACGCAAAATTGCTAAACACAGCCTCGTCGCCCTCCTGGGACTGGCGCTATTGGTCATGTTCGGCCAGGCCGCCGCCCAGCAGTCCGGCAGTGGTCAGAATCGCCTGGAAGACGTGAGTGTTTCCACCCTCCCGGGAGATCGGGTGGAAATCCGTCTGCGGCTGAGTGAGCCGGCACCGGAACCCCAGGCCTTCACCATTGATGAGCCGGCCCGAATTGTTCTTGACCTGGCCAATACTCGCCTAGGAATACGCGATCGCCGCCACGATATTGGCGTGGGGGCGGTGCGGAATCTGCAGCTGGCCGAAGCTCAGGATCGGACGCGTGTGGTGATCGGGCTTTCCAGCTCTCAGGGATACGATGTTCACACCGAAGGCAACGACATTCATATTCGTGTGGGCGATGCCAGGGGCAGTGATCAACTGGCCGCACCGGATCGTCCTGCCGCTGCGCCCTTCGAGCTGGACGAGGATGCCGAACGCCCTGCCGAGCCCTCCAGTATCCGCGACATCGATTTTCGTCGTGGTGAACAGGGGGAAGGCCGGGTTCTGGTGGAGCTCAGTGACGAGCGGACCCCGATTGATATCGACGAAAGTCGTGAGCGGGTGGTGGTGACCTTCCAGAATGCCGATCTTGCCCGCGAGCTTGAACGGCGTTTGGACGTGCTTGATTTCGCCACCCCGGTGAAAACCATTGATACCCGCCGTAGCGATGACGGGGTGGAAATGGAGATCCGTACCGAGGGCGACTATGAACAACTGGCCTACCAGTCGGAGAATCAGTTCGCCCTGGAATTCCGGCCATTGACCGAACGGGAAGTGGAGGAACGGCGTGAGCAGGAGTATGAGGGTGAGCGGCTGACGCTGAACTTCCAGGACATTGAAACCCGGGCGGTATTGCAGCTGATCGCCGATTTCACCGACCTCAATATCGTTGTCAGTGACAGCGTGACCGGCAACGTCACCCTGCGTCTGCAGAACGTGCCTTGGGACCAGGCTCTGGATATCATCCTTCAGACCCAGGGTCTGGATACCCGTCAGAGCGGCAATGTGATTCTGGTGGCGCCGGCCCAGGAGATTGCTCAGCGTGAGCAGGAGGAGTTGCAGGCCCGTCAGGCCCGTGAGGAATTGATTCCCCTGCGTTCGGAGTTCATTCAGGTCAATTATGCCCGTGCCGCGGATCTGGCGGGGCTGATTCGTTCCGACAGTTCCCAGATGCTCTCCGATCGGGGCAATGTGGCGGTGGATGATCGTACCAATACCTTGTTGTTGCAGGACACCGATGAGCGGCTGGAAGATGTCCGCCGCATGGTGAACCGCCTGGATATCCCGGTTCGCCAGGTTCTGATTGAATCCCGGATCGTCGTGGCCACCAGTGATTTCAACCGAGAGTTGGGGGCCCGTTTCGGTGCTACGCATGCTCGGGAACGGGGTGATGACGGGTTGATGGCCGTGACCGGTTCGGCGGCCGGCAGTGATGTGATGGTTCGCTCCGGTATCAATAACATCCAGGGTGGCGGCGGCCCGCTGCCAGTGGATACCCCAAACCTGGATGATCGGCTCAATGTAAACCTGCCGGTCACCGCACCGGCCGGGCGTTTTTCCATGGCCATTCTGGATTCGGATTACCTGGTGGATTTGGAGCTTTCCGCCCTGCAATCTCAGGGGCGTGGTGAGGTGATTTCCAGCCCACGGGTGATTACCGCCGATCAAAAGGAAGCGGAGATTTCCCAGGGTGTGGAAATCCCCTATCAGTCTGCCCAGGCCGGCACTGGGGCTGGCGCGGTGACCACCGAGTTCAAGGAAGCGGTATTGTCCCTCACCGTGACCCCGCAGATTACACCGGATGAGCGCATCATCATGGATCTGGAAGTCAGTAATGACACCATTGGTGAGGAAGTGCCCAGTGCCACCGGTGGTTTCGTGCCCAGTATCGATACCCGGGTGGTCCGAACCCAGGCGGCCGTGAATAACGGCGAGACCGTGGTTCTGGGGGGCATCTATGAAACCCAGCGCCAGGAAGGTGAATCCCGTGTGCCGCTTTTGGGCGATATTCCGGGTCTGGGCATGCTGTTCCGTTCCACTACGCGCAGTGCCAGCAAGGCGGAGCTTCTCGTATTTGTGACACCGAAGCTGCTGAAAGATGACGCCCGTATTGATTGA
- a CDS encoding pilus assembly protein PilP, with product MTAIPKRPLRPAHALLLACSALLLVACEQDMSDLEDYIDDVNARPGGEIDPIPQIETYEGFSYSVMGERSPFEPDARLRPETDVADGDGPTPDFDRRQEYLEQYPLDSLRMQGTLEMAGSLFAIIQDPEGTVHRVTIGNHIGQNHGEIVSINETRVTLKELVPDGGGGWNERESRISLSE from the coding sequence ATGACAGCCATACCCAAGCGACCCCTACGCCCCGCTCATGCCCTGCTTTTGGCTTGTTCAGCCCTGTTGTTGGTGGCCTGTGAGCAGGACATGAGTGACCTGGAAGACTATATCGACGACGTGAATGCACGCCCCGGCGGGGAGATTGACCCCATTCCGCAGATTGAGACCTATGAGGGTTTCAGTTACAGCGTGATGGGGGAGCGTTCCCCCTTCGAGCCGGATGCCAGGCTTCGCCCGGAAACCGATGTGGCGGATGGCGACGGGCCGACCCCCGATTTTGATCGACGCCAGGAATATCTGGAGCAGTATCCCCTGGACAGTCTGCGCATGCAGGGGACTTTGGAAATGGCGGGATCGTTGTTTGCCATTATTCAGGACCCTGAAGGCACGGTCCATCGGGTGACCATTGGCAATCACATTGGCCAGAACCATGGCGAAATCGTTTCCATCAATGAAACTCGAGTGACATTGAAAGAATTGGTTCCGGACGGTGGCGGCGGCTGGAATGAACGTGAAAGCCGCATCAGCCTCAGCGAATGA
- a CDS encoding type IV pilus inner membrane component PilO — translation MDLKKLNEIELSDLRDIDFADMAEWPVAGRLALVLVIIAAVLAGGYFFLVKDQMEQLESLENREQDLRSQFESRQERAANLDDYRAQLEEMRESFGTMLQQLPGEAEVPALLTDISETAAANGLESDVFEPTGEIERDFYAELPYRMRLYGSYHDFGQFTDDVARLPRIVTLHDFNIRPEDGELRVELVAKTYRYLGEDEGDN, via the coding sequence ATGGATCTGAAAAAACTCAATGAGATAGAGCTCTCCGATCTCCGGGATATTGATTTCGCCGATATGGCCGAGTGGCCGGTGGCGGGACGCCTGGCTCTGGTGCTTGTGATCATCGCCGCTGTACTGGCCGGGGGGTATTTCTTTCTGGTCAAGGATCAGATGGAACAGCTGGAGTCTCTGGAGAATCGGGAGCAGGATCTCCGATCGCAGTTTGAATCCCGTCAGGAGCGGGCCGCTAATCTGGATGATTACAGGGCACAACTGGAAGAAATGCGGGAGTCCTTCGGCACCATGCTGCAGCAGTTACCGGGAGAAGCCGAGGTACCGGCGCTGCTCACGGATATCTCCGAGACGGCCGCAGCCAATGGGCTGGAGTCCGATGTCTTCGAGCCTACCGGCGAAATCGAGCGGGATTTCTACGCTGAGCTGCCATATCGGATGCGGCTTTACGGCAGTTATCACGATTTCGGTCAGTTCACTGATGATGTGGCCCGTCTGCCGCGGATCGTCACCCTGCATGACTTCAATATCCGGCCCGAAGACGGAGAGCTGCGGGTAGAGCTGGTGGCCAAGACCTACCGCTACCTGGGTGAAGACGAGGGGGATAACTGA
- a CDS encoding PilN domain-containing protein produces MPRINLLPWREELRRERQKEFAIQMAGAAILGGLMLFYAHSTVGGWVDHQEDRNSRIQDEIRQLEQQIAEIEELQETRERLLSRMQIIEELQKSRPDGVRLFDDLVESLPSGVYLTQLNQSGANITIRGVAESQARVSAYLRSIDDAEWLDDPDLDGIQRSRQRDGDGRVFEFTIRARQVTPGTEND; encoded by the coding sequence ATGCCCAGAATCAATCTCCTGCCATGGCGCGAGGAATTGCGCCGGGAGCGGCAGAAAGAATTCGCGATTCAGATGGCCGGTGCCGCCATCCTGGGGGGGCTGATGTTGTTCTATGCCCATTCCACGGTGGGTGGCTGGGTAGACCATCAGGAAGACCGGAACAGCCGTATTCAGGATGAAATTCGGCAACTGGAGCAACAGATCGCGGAGATCGAGGAGCTCCAGGAAACCCGTGAGCGCCTTCTGTCCCGCATGCAGATCATCGAGGAGCTGCAGAAGAGCCGGCCCGATGGCGTTCGACTGTTTGACGATCTCGTCGAATCGCTGCCGTCGGGGGTGTACCTGACCCAGCTCAACCAGAGTGGCGCCAATATTACCATCCGCGGGGTGGCTGAATCCCAGGCCCGGGTTTCTGCCTATCTGCGTTCCATTGATGATGCCGAATGGCTGGATGATCCAGATCTGGATGGTATCCAGCGTAGCCGCCAGAGGGATGGTGATGGACGGGTCTTTGAATTTACGATCCGCGCTCGTCAGGTAACCCCGGGCACGGAGAACGACTGA
- a CDS encoding pilus assembly protein PilM, with the protein MLGLDVSTSSVKVIELSQTKAGYRVDHYAAEPMPQNSISDKVIVDIDAAGDAVRKAVKRSGTRCKQAAVAIGGASVITKIISLPASLSGKELEEQVELQADQYIPFPLEEVSYDFEVQGPSEADPDMVDIFIAATRTENVEHRQAVLEAANLQAAVVDIESDALENACGLLTHQMPDNGLDKSIAVVDFGATTTTFSILYDRKVAYTRDQAFGGRQLTEEIMRAYGLSFEEAGKAKKEGGLPGNYEGEILEPFVDDMAQQINRSLQFYLSSTSGQGHLDQIIVCGGCAAIPGVDQMIQERLDVPTVIGNPFGEMKLSSRARAQDVEKDAPALMIACGLALRSFD; encoded by the coding sequence ATGCTTGGGCTCGACGTCTCCACCTCCTCGGTGAAGGTGATTGAACTCAGCCAGACCAAGGCCGGGTACCGCGTGGATCACTATGCGGCAGAGCCCATGCCTCAGAATTCCATCAGCGATAAAGTGATCGTCGATATTGATGCGGCCGGTGATGCCGTCCGCAAGGCGGTGAAGCGCTCCGGGACCCGTTGCAAGCAGGCCGCCGTCGCCATTGGTGGCGCCTCGGTGATCACCAAGATCATCTCACTGCCCGCCAGTCTCAGCGGCAAGGAGCTGGAAGAGCAGGTGGAGCTGCAAGCCGACCAGTATATTCCCTTTCCCCTGGAAGAGGTTTCCTACGACTTTGAAGTGCAGGGCCCTTCCGAGGCGGATCCGGACATGGTGGATATCTTCATTGCCGCCACCCGCACCGAGAATGTGGAGCATCGCCAGGCGGTACTGGAGGCGGCCAATCTGCAAGCCGCCGTGGTGGATATCGAATCCGATGCCCTGGAAAACGCCTGCGGCCTGCTCACCCATCAAATGCCGGATAACGGTCTGGACAAGTCCATTGCCGTGGTGGACTTTGGCGCCACCACCACCACTTTCAGTATTCTTTATGATCGCAAGGTGGCCTATACCCGGGACCAAGCCTTCGGGGGTCGTCAGCTGACCGAGGAAATCATGCGAGCTTATGGCCTCTCCTTCGAGGAAGCCGGCAAGGCCAAGAAGGAAGGGGGGCTGCCCGGCAATTACGAGGGGGAAATCCTGGAGCCATTCGTGGATGATATGGCCCAGCAGATCAACCGTTCCCTGCAATTCTATCTCTCGTCCACCAGTGGCCAGGGTCATTTGGACCAGATCATCGTCTGTGGTGGCTGTGCCGCCATCCCGGGCGTGGACCAGATGATTCAGGAACGCCTGGACGTGCCCACGGTAATCGGCAACCCATTCGGTGAAATGAAGCTTTCGTCCCGGGCTCGGGCGCAGGATGTGGAGAAAGACGCACCTGCCTTGATGATTGCCTGCGGGCTGGCGCTTAGGAGCTTTGACTGA
- a CDS encoding penicillin-binding protein 1A, with protein sequence MKRFSRILVFLLGAGFTMFVVGIGVIIAAYLYVAPDQPDVQSLREVDLQEPMRIYSRDGRLMAEFGEEHRKPLSYDEIPEQLRQAFIAAEDDRFYEHPGVDYQGLIRAAVNLVRTRERSQGGSTITMQLARNFFLTRDRTYVRKISEIFLALKIEREFTKEEILTLYLNKIYLGQRAYGVGAAAEIYYGADVDELTLAQMAMIGGLPKAPSRDNPVANPDRATGRRGYVLGRMHTLGMIDQETYAEATMAPVTAGVHSATIEVDAPFVAEMVRREMVERFGEQEAYTGGYQVTTSLDASQQSAAQESLRNGLIQYDRRHGWRGPAGQVIAPDDLEDDSAWASRLSEYYRIAHLHPAAVVHVDEDGAEAVRRNGERINVPFSTMEWAEPFVNRNRRGPAPEQPSDVVMVGDVVFLEEEEDYWALSQVPEIEGSVVAIDPDNGAIRALAGGFDFRHSQFNRGAQALRQPGSALKPFIYSAALAHGFTPASLVNDAPVVEGEGTESIWRPVNYTRRFFGPTRLREALVHSRNLVSVRILRSMGISNAVDFLRAFGFTEQALPRDLTLALGTGEMTPLDLTRGYAVFANGGYRVEPWFIESIHDRHGETIYQAQPKTVCPDCEVNTAANGSQDHDSTEADETWRPSLFDDELQPQEPLQLAERVITPQNAFLINSMLQDVIRQGTGRGARQLGRSDLAGKTGTANEYRDAWFSGYNRNLVATAWVGFDRSQPMGPQESGGRTALPIWREFMSLALLGEPETSWEQPPGLVSVRISRETGLMVGADHPNGMFELFPEDQLPEREDSDNDEEVSTEDLF encoded by the coding sequence ATGAAACGGTTTTCCAGGATTCTGGTGTTCCTGCTGGGAGCAGGCTTCACGATGTTCGTCGTGGGCATCGGCGTCATCATTGCCGCCTATCTCTATGTGGCGCCCGACCAGCCGGATGTGCAGAGCCTTCGGGAGGTAGACCTCCAGGAGCCCATGCGCATCTATTCCCGGGACGGGCGACTGATGGCCGAGTTCGGCGAGGAGCACCGCAAACCGCTGAGCTACGATGAAATACCGGAGCAGCTCCGTCAGGCGTTCATCGCCGCCGAGGATGATCGTTTCTACGAGCATCCGGGGGTCGATTATCAGGGCCTGATTCGGGCCGCCGTCAACTTGGTCCGTACCCGTGAACGCAGTCAGGGCGGCAGCACCATCACCATGCAGCTGGCCCGCAATTTCTTCCTGACCCGGGATCGCACCTATGTGCGAAAGATCAGTGAGATTTTTCTTGCGCTCAAGATTGAACGGGAGTTCACCAAGGAAGAAATCCTCACCCTGTATCTGAATAAGATCTACCTGGGACAACGGGCTTACGGGGTGGGCGCGGCCGCCGAGATCTATTACGGCGCTGATGTGGACGAATTGACCCTGGCCCAAATGGCCATGATTGGTGGTCTGCCCAAGGCGCCTTCGCGGGACAATCCTGTAGCCAACCCGGACCGGGCGACCGGACGGCGGGGTTATGTGCTGGGACGCATGCACACCCTGGGAATGATCGATCAGGAAACCTATGCCGAAGCCACCATGGCGCCGGTCACGGCCGGTGTCCACAGCGCCACCATCGAAGTGGACGCCCCCTTTGTGGCGGAAATGGTACGCCGGGAGATGGTGGAGCGTTTCGGGGAACAGGAAGCCTATACCGGCGGTTACCAAGTCACCACCAGCCTGGATGCGAGCCAGCAGAGCGCCGCCCAGGAGTCACTGAGAAACGGCCTGATCCAGTATGACCGCCGACACGGCTGGCGCGGGCCCGCAGGACAGGTGATTGCACCGGACGATCTGGAAGATGATTCAGCCTGGGCAAGCCGCCTATCCGAATATTATCGCATTGCCCACCTGCACCCGGCGGCGGTGGTACATGTGGACGAAGACGGTGCTGAAGCGGTTCGCCGCAACGGGGAACGGATCAACGTGCCCTTTTCCACCATGGAATGGGCCGAACCCTTCGTGAACCGCAACCGTCGAGGCCCGGCGCCAGAGCAACCCTCGGATGTGGTGATGGTGGGCGATGTGGTCTTCCTGGAGGAGGAGGAAGATTACTGGGCCCTGTCCCAGGTACCGGAAATTGAAGGCTCCGTGGTGGCCATCGACCCCGACAACGGCGCTATCCGTGCGCTGGCGGGTGGCTTCGACTTCCGCCACAGCCAGTTCAACCGGGGCGCCCAGGCCCTGCGCCAACCGGGCTCCGCTCTCAAGCCCTTCATCTATTCCGCCGCCCTGGCCCACGGCTTCACGCCGGCCAGCCTGGTGAATGACGCACCGGTGGTGGAAGGCGAAGGCACTGAATCCATCTGGCGTCCGGTGAACTACACGCGGCGTTTCTTCGGCCCTACCCGCCTGCGGGAGGCACTGGTTCATTCCCGCAACCTGGTGTCGGTACGGATCCTGCGCAGCATGGGCATTAGTAACGCCGTGGACTTCCTGCGCGCCTTCGGTTTCACTGAACAGGCCTTGCCAAGGGACCTGACCCTGGCCCTGGGCACGGGTGAGATGACACCACTGGACCTGACCCGGGGCTATGCCGTCTTCGCCAACGGCGGCTATCGGGTAGAGCCCTGGTTTATTGAAAGCATTCATGACCGCCATGGAGAAACGATCTACCAGGCACAACCCAAGACCGTCTGCCCGGACTGCGAGGTCAACACCGCGGCAAACGGCAGCCAGGATCATGACAGCACGGAGGCGGATGAGACCTGGCGACCCTCGCTGTTCGATGACGAGCTCCAGCCGCAGGAACCGCTGCAGCTGGCGGAACGGGTGATCACCCCCCAGAACGCCTTTCTCATCAACAGCATGTTGCAGGATGTCATTCGCCAGGGCACGGGGCGGGGCGCCCGCCAGCTGGGACGCTCGGACCTGGCCGGCAAGACCGGCACCGCCAACGAATACCGGGATGCCTGGTTCAGTGGTTATAACCGCAACCTGGTGGCCACCGCCTGGGTGGGTTTTGACCGTTCCCAGCCCATGGGGCCCCAGGAGTCGGGGGGGCGCACGGCACTACCCATCTGGCGGGAATTCATGAGCTTGGCCCTGCTGGGCGAACCGGAGACCAGCTGGGAACAGCCCCCGGGCCTGGTATCGGTGCGGATTTCCCGGGAAACCGGCCTGATGGTGGGCGCAGACCACCCCAATGGCATGTTTGAACTCTTCCCGGAAGATCAGTTACCGGAACGGGAAGACAGTGACAATGATGAAGAGGTCAGTACCGAAGATCTGTTCTAG
- a CDS encoding 2-hydroxyacid dehydrogenase, with protein MKGVFLDFDTVSHEGDIQTTELDAVLSDFQQYPVSTPEQIPDRIQDVEVLLTNKVKVTAAVMDAAPRLKLVCLAATGFDNVDIDAARERGIAVCNIAGYCTQAVAQHVFALILTLNQKLDGYRQRMRAGNWQESPHFTMLDYPISELSGKSLGIIGYGELGGGVARIAEAFGMEVLLAERPGREGPLRQGRLPVDDVLVQSDIVSLHCPLTEHTRNLLNAQAFERMPRHALLINTARGAVVDEQALADALRAGEIAGAGVDVLSQEPPVDGSPLLADDIPNLILTPHVAWAAVEARQRALDEMAMNIRAFQEGECRNRVV; from the coding sequence TTGAAGGGTGTATTTCTCGATTTCGATACCGTGTCCCATGAGGGCGATATTCAAACCACCGAGCTGGATGCAGTGCTGAGTGATTTTCAGCAGTATCCAGTGAGTACGCCGGAGCAGATTCCAGATCGTATCCAGGATGTGGAGGTGCTTCTGACCAACAAGGTCAAAGTCACCGCTGCCGTCATGGATGCCGCGCCTCGATTGAAGCTGGTCTGCCTGGCAGCCACCGGCTTTGATAATGTGGATATCGACGCGGCCCGGGAACGGGGTATTGCCGTCTGTAATATCGCCGGTTACTGCACCCAGGCGGTGGCCCAGCATGTCTTTGCCTTGATCCTCACCCTGAATCAGAAGCTGGATGGTTACCGACAGCGCATGCGCGCTGGCAACTGGCAGGAGTCGCCCCACTTCACCATGCTGGACTATCCCATCAGTGAACTGTCCGGAAAGTCTTTGGGTATCATTGGTTACGGGGAGTTGGGTGGTGGCGTGGCCCGGATTGCAGAAGCCTTCGGCATGGAGGTGCTGCTGGCCGAACGTCCCGGTCGGGAGGGCCCGCTTCGGCAAGGCCGCCTGCCAGTGGATGATGTGCTTGTACAGTCCGACATTGTCAGCCTGCACTGCCCCCTGACCGAGCATACCCGGAATCTTCTGAATGCCCAGGCCTTTGAGCGCATGCCCCGGCATGCATTGCTGATCAATACCGCCCGGGGCGCAGTGGTGGATGAACAGGCCCTGGCGGATGCCCTGCGCGCCGGGGAGATTGCCGGGGCGGGGGTGGATGTGCTCAGTCAGGAGCCGCCGGTGGATGGCAGTCCTCTGTTGGCGGATGATATCCCCAATCTCATTCTCACGCCCCATGTGGCCTGGGCTGCGGTGGAGGCCCGTCAGCGTGCCCTGGATGAGATGGCCATGAACATCCGCGCCTTTCAGGAAGGCGAATGTCGTAACCGGGTGGTCTAG
- a CDS encoding EAL domain-containing protein, producing MVQKGACPACEVVPKGPSGKGNLYVSPPVPHTRKKIMVAAKAASLSMDESMPGVLGIHLDARQLDDLLRHLNGTLSRPEREECNALFLNEGEELTLSGLLQARPLAVMTARMEGEWLVQLMEDDQLFAHFHPIVEMNDPDRVFAHECLLRARDDKGGLISPAKIFAAANEADLMFHLDRAARLTAIRDAVRYDLAGKIFINFNPTAIYDPAFCLQTTVRATQDAGIDPSRLVFEVIESEEVRDVDHLTSILDFYRKAGFGVALDDLGSGYASLNLLSSLRPDYVKFDRELVRDIDINPYKQKVFIKLAEMAQDLGVLTVAEGIESETEWAFLQAHNVDFAQGFLFCKPDAPPQKPYNPAS from the coding sequence ATGGTTCAGAAAGGCGCTTGTCCCGCTTGCGAGGTTGTGCCCAAGGGGCCCAGTGGCAAGGGCAATCTTTATGTCTCACCCCCGGTCCCTCATACGCGGAAGAAGATTATGGTGGCAGCAAAAGCCGCCAGCCTGAGCATGGATGAAAGCATGCCGGGTGTATTGGGCATTCATTTGGATGCCCGCCAATTGGATGATTTGTTACGGCACCTGAATGGAACATTGAGCCGGCCGGAACGGGAGGAATGCAATGCCCTGTTTCTGAATGAGGGCGAAGAGTTGACCCTGTCCGGCTTGCTTCAGGCCCGCCCCCTGGCGGTGATGACGGCCCGTATGGAGGGGGAGTGGCTGGTGCAGCTGATGGAGGACGATCAGCTGTTTGCCCATTTTCATCCCATTGTGGAAATGAACGACCCGGACCGGGTGTTTGCCCATGAGTGCCTATTGCGTGCCAGGGATGATAAAGGCGGCTTGATTTCCCCCGCCAAGATCTTTGCTGCCGCTAACGAAGCCGACCTGATGTTCCATCTGGATCGGGCCGCACGGCTGACGGCCATACGTGATGCCGTACGTTATGATCTGGCAGGCAAGATCTTTATCAACTTCAACCCCACCGCTATCTATGATCCTGCCTTTTGCCTTCAAACCACGGTAAGGGCCACACAGGACGCCGGTATCGATCCCAGCCGATTGGTCTTTGAAGTGATTGAGAGTGAAGAGGTGAGGGATGTGGATCACCTGACCTCCATCCTGGATTTTTATCGCAAGGCGGGTTTCGGTGTTGCCCTGGATGATCTGGGCTCTGGCTATGCTTCATTGAACCTCCTGTCTTCCCTGCGTCCCGACTACGTTAAATTCGACCGGGAGCTGGTGCGGGATATTGATATCAATCCCTACAAACAGAAGGTGTTCATCAAGCTGGCGGAAATGGCTCAGGATTTGGGGGTTTTGACCGTGGCGGAGGGCATTGAATCGGAAACCGAATGGGCATTTCTCCAGGCCCACAATGTGGATTTCGCCCAGGGCTTTCTCTTCTGTAAGCCCGATGCGCCCCCGCAGAAACCCTACAATCCCGCCAGCTGA
- a CDS encoding protease complex subunit PrcB family protein, producing MNRAGLVLLSMCCIFLSACAAGEGNGQAEENAMQNGSYEIEELARGSQSRESAERMMVVRDADTFERIWDLSDQRGERPAVDFDQSMVVAIFMGERRTGGYSVQVDEVRQDGDDIMVQVIMEEPGEGCMTTQAITRPFQLVLLPQLDGEVRFQTQQQALDC from the coding sequence ATGAATCGAGCAGGACTGGTTTTACTGAGTATGTGTTGCATTTTTCTCTCCGCCTGCGCGGCTGGAGAAGGCAATGGACAGGCAGAGGAAAACGCCATGCAGAATGGTAGCTATGAAATCGAAGAACTGGCCCGCGGTAGCCAGAGCCGGGAATCGGCCGAGCGCATGATGGTGGTGCGTGATGCGGATACTTTTGAGCGAATCTGGGACCTTAGTGATCAACGTGGTGAGCGGCCGGCGGTGGACTTTGACCAGTCCATGGTGGTGGCAATATTCATGGGGGAGCGAAGGACCGGGGGCTATAGCGTCCAGGTGGATGAAGTCAGACAGGACGGTGATGACATCATGGTCCAGGTGATCATGGAAGAGCCCGGTGAAGGGTGTATGACCACACAGGCCATTACACGACCGTTTCAGCTGGTTCTTCTGCCGCAGCTGGACGGCGAGGTCCGCTTTCAAACACAGCAGCAAGCCCTGGATTGCTGA